Proteins encoded together in one Ciona intestinalis chromosome 1, KH, whole genome shotgun sequence window:
- the LOC100179032 gene encoding probable C-mannosyltransferase DPY19L1, whose translation MVRKQAGKPAVVGSNGDSVKKNSKRQPRKETASPVPTASGKSFLNNWVIVAFLLAGFCGWLHGLHIWAMFENDRHFSHLSSLERDLTFRTEMGLYYSYYKTMIEAPSAFNGMQQIVYDNITEYPSTINVLKRFNLYPELIIGTVYRAFDSFTKACKIKTMTCWKINRGDLPPINSCEGIGDPHYFYVNCIYAINSVMMSLVFLYGWYISGNSLWGGIICVAFYFFNHGEATRVMWTPPLRESYSFPFLILELLLVTYMIKCQKPDYYKHMSAICAAAFFFMLPWQFAQFALLTQSACVFALYMLEFIGSWKIMILIHAQIIALLANFVFQFGNEMLLTSFYASSLIAIYAIVKFERKIDGAVKNLILRCLVKGFAWLIGTFGLKKVIATALMTADDAHIWEILKSKFSDFNNFHTMLYTCAKEFDFLEIETVIKLCKTLLIPTMFVVTGTLAFKCLKYEYEQYKEKKEAEGSEETTEVPELDEEAIAHRSKPMADLVYTVLQMIAFTCMTILIMRLKLFMTPMMAITSALLANRQLFSFVGSRQRHSAMICVVIAMACVVGIGNLTHQWNIIGEFENWPHEQLLNFINENLPKTAVFAGAMPTMASIKLSCLRPIVNHPHYEDAGLRERTMKVYSMYSRRTLEQVRDTVEAMGVDYYVLEDSWCVRKTRDGCQMPEIWDIEEPENMGKRPACAVARANPKPWFEVVYKNDVYTVLKVKKKNKRKTN comes from the exons ATGGTTCGAAAACAAGCAGGTAAACCTGCAGTAGTTGGCTCTAATGGCGactctgttaaaaaaaacagcaaacgACAGCCAAGAAAAGAAACTGCATCCCCTGTGCCAACTGCATCTGGGAAGAGCTTCCTAAACAATTGGGTTATTGTTGCTTTCCTATTGGCTGGTTTTTGTGGGTGGCTTCACGGACTTCATATTTGGGCCATGTTTGAAAATGATCGACATTTCTCACACTTGTCTTCATTAGAACGAGACCTAACTTTTCGAACTGAGATGGGTCTCTACTACTcttattataaaaccatgaTTGAGG CACCATCAGCCTTCAACGGTATGCAGCAGATTGTGTATGACAACATTACTGAGTATCCAAGCACCATTAATGTATTGAAGAGGTTCAACTTGTACCCAGAACTGATCATAGGCACAGTGTACAGAGCTTTTGATTCATTCACAAAAgcttgcaaaataaaaacaatgacatGTTGGAAG ATTAACAGAGGAGATTTGCCACCCATTAACAGCTGTGAAGGAATTGGAGACCCACATTATTTCTATGTGAACTGCATTTATGCGATCAATAGTGTTATGATGTCCCTtgtatttttgtatggctggTACATATCGGGAAATTCATTATGGGGAG GTATTATTTGTGTCGCATTTTATTTCTTCAACCATGGAGAAGCAACCAGGGTTATGTGGACTCCTCCTTTGAGAGAAAGTTATTCTTTCCCGTTCCTTATTCTGGAGCTGCTTCTGGTCACATACATGATCAAATGCCAAAAGCCAGATTATTATAA acaCATGAGTGCAATTTGCGCTGCAGCTTTTTTCTTCATGTTACCTTGGCAGTTTGCCCAATTTGCCCTGCTTACACAAAGTGCTTGCGTGTTTGCTCTTTACATGCTTGAGTTCATTGGATCATGGAAG ATCATGATTCTGATTCATGCTCAAATAATTGCTCTGCTGGCCAACTTCGTATTTCAGTTTGGAAACGAGATGCTTCTAACCTCATTCTATGCCTCTAGTCTTATTGCTATCTATGCAATTGTTAAGTTTGAAAGAAAAATAGATGGTGCAGTAAAGAATTTAATTCTAAGATGCTTAGTGAAg GGCTTTGCTTGGTTGATTGGAACTTTTGGATTGAAGAAAGTGATTGCTACTGCACTCATGACAGCTGACGATGCCCATATTTGGGAAATTCTCAAGTCAAAATTTTCTGACTTCAACAACTTTCACACAATGCTTTACACCTGTGCTAA gGAGTTTGATTTTTTGGAGATTGAAACTGTGATAAAGTTGTGCAAGACATTATTGATACCAACCATGTTCGTGGTCACTGGAACTCTTGCTTTCAAATGCTTGAAGTATGAATATGAACAATACAAG GAGAAAAAGGAAGCAGAAGGAAGTGAAGAAACGACAGAGGTTCCTGAATTGGATGAAGAAGCCATCGCACATAGAAGCAAACCAATGGCAGACCTTGTGTACACTGTGTTACAGATGATTGCATTCACTTGTATGACCATACTTATCATGAGACTTAAACTCTTTATGACCCCCATGATGGCTATAACTTCAGCACTCTTAGCTAACAG GCAACTGTTTAGTTTTGTTGGCTCCCGCCAGCGCCATTCAGCCATGATATGTGTTGTTATTGCAATGGCATGCGTGGTTGGCATTGGAAATCTAACCCACCAATGGAATATAATTGGAGAGTTTGAAAACTGGCCACATGAACAG TTACTCAATTTCATCAATGAGAATTTACCAAAAACTGCCGTCTTTGCTGGAGCCATGCCCACTATGGCAAGCATAAAGCTCTCATGCTTGCGACCGATTGTAAATCACCCTCACTATGAAGATgcag GTCTTCGTGAAAGAACCATGAAAGTCTACTCCATGTACAGCAGAAGAACATTGGAGCAAGTCCGAGACACAGTAGAGGCAATGGGAGTTGACTACTATGTCTTGGAGGACTCATGGTGTGTCCGGAAGACCAGAGATGGGTGTCAGATGCCAGAGATATGGGATATTGAAGAACCAGAAAATATG GGTAAAAGGCCAGCATGTGCTGTTGCCCGCGCTAATCCAAAACCTTGGTTTGAAGTTGTGTACAAGAACGATGTCTACACTGTTCTTAAAGTGAAGAAGAAAAACAAGcgtaaaacaaactaa